Proteins encoded in a region of the Oscarella lobularis chromosome 17, ooOscLobu1.1, whole genome shotgun sequence genome:
- the LOC136197535 gene encoding probable methylmalonate-semialdehyde/malonate-semialdehyde dehydrogenase [acylating], mitochondrial, giving the protein MLVRMLCKPSMLRAATSLRSTIRLSSTTKLFINGQFVDSKTNEWIDLHNPATNEVVTRVPCATREEMNSAVDAAASAFESWKDVSILSRQQIMFKLQHIIRNNMGKLAKVITLEQGKTLADAEGDVLRGLQVVEHACSITSLQLGETLPSISRDMDTISYRVPLGVCSGITPFNFPAMIPLWMFPLALVCGNTFVLKPSERDPGATMLLCEMAHDAGVPKGVLNVIHGSRDAVNFILDDPTIRAVSFVGSDVAGQHVYERGSRNGKRVQSNMGAKNHGVIMPDANKEHTLNQLVGAAFGAAGQRCMALSTAVFVGESQKWMPELLERAKKLKVNAGDQPGADLGPLISPEAKQRVCDLVQSGADEGASIELDGRDIVVAGYEKGNFVGPTVLTNVKPNMKCYTEEIFGPVLVTLNVDTFEEAVDIINKNPYGNGTAIFTTSGATARKFQNDIDVGQIGVNVPIPVPLPMFSFTGSRGSFRGDTNFYGKQGVQFYTQTKTITQLWRSEDATSTKAATVMPTMK; this is encoded by the exons ATGCTCGTACGAATGCTTTGCAAGCCGTCG ATGCTTCGTGCCGCTACGTCGCTCCGATCGACGATTCGGCTCAGC AGCACGACGAAACTCTTTATCAACGgtcaattcgtcgactcgaagacgaacgaatGGATCGACTTGCACAATCCG GCAACGAACGAAGTGGTCACTCGAGTGCCGTGTGCAACTCGCGAAGAAATGAACAGCGCAGTCGACGCGGCAGCGAGCGCCTTCGAGTCGTGGAAAGACGTCTCGATTCTTTCGAGACAACAGATCATGTTCAAACTTCAGCACATCATCAGAAACAACATG GGAAAATTGGCCAAAGTGATCACTCTCGAACAGGGAAAGACTCTCGCCGATGCCGAGGGGGACGTTTTGAGAGGACTTC AGGTTGTTGAACATGCCTGCTCTATTACGTCTCTCCAACTCGGCGAAACCCTGCCATCGATCTCGAGAGACATGGACACAATTTCATATCGAGTTCCCCTTGGAGTTTGCTCAGGAATTACGCC ATTCAATTTTCCCGCCATGATTCCTTTGTGGATGTTCCCGCTGGCGTTGGTCTGCGGAAACACGTTCGTCCTGAAGCCGTCCGAGCGCGATCCGGGTGCTACGATGTTGCTATGTGAAATGGCTCACGATGCCGGCGTGCCAAAAGGAGTCCTCAACGTCATACACGGATCCAGAGACG CTGTCAATTTTATTCTCGACGATCCGACCATTCGTGCTGTGTCATTTGTTGGATCGGATGTGGCT GGCCAACACGTGTACGAGAGAGGTTCAAGAAATGGGAAAAGAGTCCAGTCGAATATG GGAGCCAAGAATCACGGAGTCATCATGCCAGACGCAAACAAGGAACACACATTAAATCAg TTGGTTGGCGCCGCCTTCGGTGCAGCCGGTCAACGCTGCATGGCTCTATCGACAGCCGTCTTCGTTGGCGAATCACAAAAGTGGATGCCGGAGCTTTTGGAGCGCGCGAAAAAGCTGAAAGTGAACGCCGGTGATCAACCCGGCGCCGACTTGGGTCCTCTGATATCACCTGAGGCGAAGCAGCGCGTGTGCGATCTCGTCCAGAgcggcgccgacgaaggGGCATCG ATTGAGTTGGATGGACGTGATATTGTCGTAGCCGGGTACGAGAAGGGCAATTTTGTTGGGCCCACCGTTTTAACGAACGTGAAG CCTAATATGAAATGCTACACCGAAGAGATATTTGGCCCCGTCCTGGTCACTCTTAACGTTGACACTTTTGAAGAG GCTGTCGACATCATCAACAAAAATCCGTATGGAAATGGCACGGCAATCTTTACCACTTCCGGAGCCACAGCTCGAAAATTCCAAAATGACATTGACGTTGgccaa ATCGGTGTCAATGTGCCTATTCCCGTGCCACTTCCCATGTTCTCTTTCACGGGCTCCCGAGGATCATTTCGCGGAGATACGAATTTTTATGGAAAACAG GGCGTCCAATTCTACACGCAGACGAAGACAATCACGCAGTTGTGGCGATCAGAAGACGCCACCTCCACAAAAGCAGCTACTGTCATGCCAACGATGAAGTAG